The following proteins come from a genomic window of Bubalus kerabau isolate K-KA32 ecotype Philippines breed swamp buffalo chromosome 20, PCC_UOA_SB_1v2, whole genome shotgun sequence:
- the LOC129635064 gene encoding laminin subunit beta-2-like: MLIPVTQPPVTPTADIASAVCTTATALAVPTAGLASTAVPCAQGAAGVSLWVGWVRASQGGGGVDSHSSAPVKPFLSPGCSCDPRGTSPVRCPPEAEACFCDPVSGQCPCRPHTLGRDCSRCAPLFWNLGGPRGCEPCSCHARHSLQPGCHPVTGQCPCRAGFGGRTCSWCRDGYWGDPEQECRACACDPQGSISPSCDPHTGTCRCREGISGPRCQACARGSTGGFPHCTSCPPCFASWDQRLAPLQLHLDTMVHEVAALRQGMPGWGAGLRGDQLQALEGKLQQAQTLLESPSPTRGPLRQLTEWITGLRQGVWGH, translated from the exons ATGTTGATCCCCGTGACCCAGCCGCCTGTGACCCCCACAGCGGACATTGCCAGCGCTGTCTGCACCACAGCCACGGCGCTGGCTGTGCCCACTGCCGGCCTGGCTTCCACGGCAGTGCCCTGCGCCCAGGGGGCTGCCGGCGTGAGTttgtgggtggggtgggtgagggcgtcccaaggtgggggaggggtggattcGCATTCTTCAGCCCCTGTCAAGCCCTTCCTGTCCCCAGGCTGCAGCTGTGACCCCCGGGGCACCAGCCCTGTGAGGTGCCCACCTGAGGCTGAAGCCTGCTTCTGTGACCCGGTCAGTGGGCAGTGCCCCTGCCGCCCCCACACACTGGGGCGGGACTGTAGCCGCTGTGCCCCCCTCTTCTGGAACCTCGGGGGACCCCGGGGCTGTGAGCCCTGCAGCTGCCACGCCCGACACTCTTTGCAGCCGGGGTGtcaccca GTCACGGGTCAGTGCCCCTGCCGGGCAGGATTTGGGGGCCGCACGTGCTCCTGGTGTCGGGATGGGTACTGGGGTGACCCGGAGCAGGAGTGCAGAG CCTGTGCCTGTGACCCCCAGGGCTCCATCTCGCCCAGCTGTGACCCGCACACAGGCACCTGCCGCTGCCGAGAGGGCATCTCAGGGCCGAGGTGCCAGGCGTGTGCCCGTGGCTCCACAGGCGGCTTCCCACACTGCACGTCCTGCCCTCCCTGCTTCGCCTCCTGGGACCAACGCCTGGCTCCCCTCCAGCTGCATCTGGACACCATGGTCCATGAGGTGGCCGCCCTGCGACAGGGCATGCCTGGCTGGGGTGCTGGGCTCCGGGGAGATCAGCTGCAGGCCCTGGAGGGTAAACTCCAGCAGGCCCAGACACTCCTGGAATCGCCTTCCCCCACCAGAGGTCCCCTGCGACAACTTACAGAGTGGATCACCGGACTCAGGCAAGGGGTCTGGGGTCATTAG
- the LAMB2 gene encoding laminin subunit beta-2 — translation MEWVAAGGRGRDLPGQPGPWQLQLGLLLSVLVTTLAQAPALDVPSCSRGSCYPATGDLLVGRADRLTASSTCGLRGPQPYCIVSHLQDEKKCFLCDSRRPFSARDNPNSHRIQNVVTSFAPQRRAAWWQSENGVPMVTIQLDLEAEFHFTHLIMTFKTFRPAAMLVERSADFGRTWRVYRYFSYDCAADFPGVPLAPPRHWDDVVCESRYSEIEPSTEGEVIYRVLDPAIPIPDPYSPRIQNLLKITNLRVNLTRLHTLGDNLLDPRREIREKYYYALYELVVRGNCFCYGHASQCAPAPGAPAHAEGMVHGACVCKHNTRGLNCEQCQDFYHDLPWHPAEDRHSHACRKCECHGHAHSCHFDMAIYLASGNVSGGVCDGCQHNTAGRQCELCRPFFYRDPTKDLRDPAVCRSCDCDPMGSQDGGRCDPHDDPALGLVSGQCRCKEHVVGSRCQQCRDGFFGLSASNPLGCQRCQCDPRGTVPGGTPCDRNSGACFCKRLVTGQGCNRCLPGHWGLSHDLLGCRPCDCDIGGALDPQCNEATGQCRCRQHMVGRRCEQVRPGYFRPFLDHLTWEAEEPRGQVLDVVERLATPGGTPSWTGPGFVRLREGQVLEFMVASVPRAMDYDVLLRLEPQVPEQWAEMELTVQRPGPVSARSPCGHVLPQDDHIPGTLQPGSRHMVFPRPVCLEPGISYKLHLKLVRTGGSAQPEAPYSGASLLIDSLVLLPRVLVLEMFSGGDAASLERRATFERYRCHEEGLMPSKPLPSEACAPLLISLSTLLYNGALPCQCDPQGSLSSECNPHGGQCRCKPAVVGRRCDLCAPGYYGFGPTGCQACHCSPEGALSGLCDATSGQCPCRAGAFGLRCDRCQRGQWGFPSCRPCVCHGHADECDPNTGTCLGCRDHTGGEHCERCIAGFHGDPRLPYGGQCRPCPCPEGPGSRRHFATSCHRDGYSQQVVCHCRAGYTGLRCEACAPGHFGDPLRPGGGCQPCECSGNIDPTDPDACDPHSGQCLRCLHHTEGPRCAHCKPGFHGQAARQSCHRCTCNLLGTDPRQCPSTDRCNCDPSSGQCPCLPNVQGLSCDRCAPNFWNLTSGRGCQPCACHPSRARGPACDEFTGQCHCRAGFGGRTCSECQELHWGDPGLQCRACDCDPRGIDTPQCHRSTGHCSCRPGVSGVRCDQCARGFSGVFPTCHPCHACFGDWDRVVQDLAARTRRLEQWTQELQQTGVLGAFESSFRHLQEKLGTVQGIVAARNASAASTAQLVEATEELRREIGEATEHLTRLEAELTDVQDDNFNANHALSSLERDWLALNLTLRQLDQHLDLLKHSNFLGAYDTIRQAHSLSAEAERRANMSALIVPSPVSNSADTRHRTESLMSARREDFNRRHIANQRALGELSAHTHALSLTGINELVCGSPGDAPCATSPCGGAGCRDEEGEPRCGGLSCSGAAAMADLALGRARHTQAELQRALAEGGGILSQVAETRRQAGEAQQRAQAALDKAHASRGQVEQANQELRQLIQNVKDFLSQEGADPDSIEMVATRVLELSIPASPEQIQQLAGEIAERVRSLADVDTILARTVGDVRRAEQLLNDARRARSRAEGEKQKAETVQAALEEAQRAQGAAQGAIQGAVVDTQDTEQTLHQVQERMAGAEQALSSAGERAQQLDGLLEALKLKRAGNSLAASSAEETAGIAQDRAREAEQLLQGPLGDQYQTVRALAERKAQGVLAAQARAEQLRDEARGLLQAAQDKLQRLQELEGTYEENERALEGKAAQLDGLEARMRSVLQAINLQVQIYNTCQ, via the exons ATGGAGTGGGTCGCAGCAGGGGGACGAGGGAGGGACCTGCCGGGACAGCCTGGGCCCTGGCAGCTTCAGCTGGGCCTGCTGCTGAGCG TGCTGGTCACCACCCTGGCCCAGGCCCCAGCCCTGGATGTGCCAAGCTGTTCTCGGGGAAGCTGCTACCCTGCCACAGGCGACCTGCTGGTGGGCCGCGCTGACAGACTGACTGCCTCCTCCACCTGTGGTTTGCGCGGCCCCCAGCCCTACTGCATCGTCAGTCACCTGCAG GATGAGAAGAAATGCTTTCTGTGTGACTCCCGGCGCCCCTTCTCTGCCAGAGACAACCCAAACAGCCATCGCATCCAGAATGTAGTTACCAGCTTTGCACCACAGCGCCGGGCAGCCTGGTGGCAGTCAGAGAATG GTGTCCCCATGGTCACCATCCAGCTGGACTTGGAGGCTGAGTTCCATTTCACACACCTCATCATGACCTTCAAG ACATTTCGCCCCGCTGCCATGCTGGTGGAGCGCTCGGCTGACTTTGGACGCACGTGGCGCGTGTACCGCTATTTCTCCTATGACTGTGCGGCAGACTTCCCTGGAGTCCCGCTAGCCCCACCACGGCATTGGGACGATGTTGTCTGTGAGTCCCGCTACTCAGAGATTGAGCCATCCACTGAAGGCGAG GTCATCTATCGGGTGCTGGACCCTGCCATCCCCATTCCAGACCCCTACAGCCCACGGATCCAGA ACCTGCTGAAGATCACCAACTTGCGGGTAAACCTGACACGGCTACACACACTTGGGGACAACCTGCTTGACCCCCGGCGGGAGATCCGCGAGAAGTACTATTACGCCCTCTATGAGCTGGTCGTGCGTGGCAACTGCTTCTGCTACGGACACGCCTCACAGTGTGCGCCCGCCCCGGGGGCACCAGCCCACGCTGAGGGCATG GTTCATGGGGCCTGCGTCTGCAAACACAACACTCGCGGCCTTAACTGTGAGCAGTGTCAGGATTTCTATCACGACTTGCCCTGGCACCCGGCTGAGGACCGCCACAGTCATGCCTGCAGGA AGTGCGAGTGCCACGGGCACGCCCACAGCTGTCACTTCGACATGGCCATATACCTGGCATCCGGCAATGTGAGCGGAGGCGTGTGTGATGGGTGTCAGCACAACACAGCCGGGCGCCAGTGTGAGCTCTGCCGGCCCTTCTTCTACCGGGACCCAACCAAGGACCTGCGCGACCCTGCTGTGTGCCGCT CCtgtgactgtgaccccatgggttccCAAGACGGGGGCCGCTGTGATCCCCACGATGACCCTGCCCTGGGGCTGGTCTCGGGCCAGTGTCGCTGCAAAGAACACGTGGTGGGCTCTCGCTGCCAGCAGTGCCGCGACGGCTTCTTTGGGCTCAGCGCCAGCAACCCCCTGGGCTGCCAGC GATGTCAGTGTGACCCACGGGGCACGGTGCCGGGGGGTACCCCTTGTGACCGCAACAGCGGAGCCTGTTTCTGCAAGCGTCTGGTGACCGGCCAGGGCTGCAACCGCTGCCTG CCTGGCCACTGGGGGCTGAGCCACGACCTGCTCGGCTGCCGTCCATGTGACTGCGACATCGGTGGTGCCCTGGATCCCCA GTGCAACGAGGCCACGGGTCAGTGCCGCTGCCGCCAGCACATGGTGGGGCGACGCTGCGAGCAGGTGCGGCCTGGTTACTTCCGGCCCTTCCTTGACCACCTAACTTGGGAGGCTGAGGAACCCCGGGGGCAG GTGCTCGATGTGGTGGAGCGTCTGGCAACCCCTGGGGGCACTCCATCTTGGACCGGCCCGGGCTTTGTTAGGCTGCGGGAAGGCCAGGTGCTGGAGTTCATGGTGGCCTCTGTACCAAGAGCCATGGACTACGACGTGCTGCTGCGCTTGGAGCCCCAG GTGCCAGAGCAGTGGGCGGAGATGGAACTGACCGTGCAGCGTCCAGGGCCTGTGTCTGCCCGCAGCCCATGTGGGCACGTGCTGCCCCAAGACGACCACATCCCAGGGACCCTGCAGCCAGGCAGCAG GCACATGGTGTTTCCCAGACCTGTCTGCCTGGAGCCTGGCATCTCCTACAAGCTACATCTCAAGCTGGTGCGAACAGGAGGAAGTGCCCAGCCTGAGGCCCCCTATTCCGGAGCCAGCCTACTCATTGACTCG CTGGTGCTGCTGCCCCGTGTCCTGGTGCTGGAGATGTTTAGCGGGGGTGACGCAGCCTCTCTGGAGCGCCGGGCCACCTTTGAACGCTACCGCTGCCACGAGGAGGGTTTGATGCCCAGCAAGCCCCTTCCTTCTGAGGCCTGTGCCCCACTCCTCATCAGCCTGTCCACGCTGCTCTACAACGGAGCCCtgc CCTGTCAGTGTGACCCCCAGGGCTCCCTGAGCTCCGAGTGCAACCCCCATGGCGGTCAGTGCCGGTGCAAACCTGCAGTGGTTGGGCGCCGCTGTGACCTCTGTGCCCCTGGCTACTATGGCTTTGGCCCCACGGGTTGTCAAG CCTGCCACTGCAGCCCCGAGGGGGCGCTCAGCGGCCTGTGTGATGCCACCAGTGGGCAGTGCCCCTGCCGAGCTGGTGCCTTTGGGCTTCGCTGTGACCGCTGCCAACGAGGCCAGTGGGGGTTCCCGAGCTGCCGGCCCTGTGTCTGCCACGGGCACGCAGATGAGTGCGACCCCAACACTGGCACTTGCCTGGGCTGCCGGGACCACACTGGGGGTGAGCACTGTGAAAG GTGCATTGCTGGCTTCCATGGGGACCCCCGGCTGCCCTACGGGGGCCAGTGccggccctgcccctgccccgaaGGCCCCGGGAGCCGGCGGCACTTTGCTACTTCCTGCCACAGGGATGGGTACTCGCAGCAGGTTGTGTGCCACTGCCGGGCAGGCTACACAG GGCTGCGATGCGAAGCTTGTGCCCCCGGGCACTTTGGGGACCCATTAAGGCCAGGCGGCGGGTGCCAACCATGCGAGTGCAGTGGGAACATTGACCCCACGGACCCGGATGCCTGTGACCCCCACTCGGGGCAATGCCTGCGCTGCTTACACCACACGGAGGGGCCGCGCTGTGCCCACTGCAAGCCTGGCTTCCATGGGCAGGCTGCCCGACAGAGCTGTCACC GCTGTACCTGCAACCTGCTGGGCACAGATCCCCGGCAGTGCCCATCCACTGACCGCTGCAACTGTGACCCAAGCAGTGGGCAGTGCCCATGCCTCCCCAACGTCCAGGGCCTGAGCTGTGACCGCTGTGCCCCCAACTTCTGGAACCTCACCAGTGGCCGTGGCTGCCAGCCCTGTGCCTGCCACCCGAGCCGAGCCAGAGGCCCCGCATGCGACGAG TTCACAGGCCAGTGCCACTGCCGTGCTGGTTTCGGTGGACGGACCTGTTCTGAGTGCCAGGAGCTCCACTGGGGAGACCCTGGGTTGCAGTGCCGAG CCTGTGACTGTGACCCTCGTGGGATAGATACACCTCAGTGTCATCGTTCCACGGGCCACTGCAGCTGCCGCCCCGGCGTGTCTGGCGTGCGCTGCGACCAGTGTGCCCGTGGCTTCTCGGGAGTCTTTCCCACCTGCCATCCCTGCCACGCGTGCTTTGGGGACTGGGACCGCGTGGTGCAGGATCTGGCGGCCCGCACACGGCGCCTGGAGCAGTGGACGCAAGAGCTGCAGCAGACGGGCGTGCTGGGTGCCTTTGAGAGCAGCTTCCGGCACCTGCAGGAGAAGCTGGGCACTGTGCAGGGCATCGTGGCTGCCCGAAATGCCTCCGCCGCCTCCACTGCACAGCTCGTGGAGGCCACAGAGGAGCTGCG GCGCGAAATCGGGGAGGCCACGGAGCACCTGACCCGGCTGGAGGCTGAGCTTACAGACGTGCAGGATGACAATTTCAACGCCAACCACGCACTGAGTAGTCTAGAGCGAGACTGGCTTGCACTTAATCTCACGCTGCGGCAGCTTGACCAGCATCTGGACCTGCTCAAGCATTCAAACTTCCTGG GTGCCTATGACACCATCCGCCAGGCCCACAGCCTGTCTGCAGAGGCAGAACGCCGTGCCAACATGTCGGCCCTGATAGTGCCCAGCCCTGTGAGCAACTCAGCAGACACCCGGCACCGGACAGAGTCCCTGATGAGTGCCCGGAGGGAGGATTTCAACCGCAGGCACATAGCCAACCAGCGGGCCCTGGGCGAGCTCTCTGCCCATACCCACGCCCTGAGTCTGACAGGCATCAACGAACTG GTGTGTGGGTCCCCAGGAGATGCGCCCTGTGCTACGAGCCCCTGCGGGGGTGCTGGCTGCCGGGATGAGGAGGGGGAGCCCCGCTGTGGGGGCCTCAGCTGCAGTGGGGCAGCAGCCATGGCGGACCTGGCGCTGGGTCGGGCCCGCCACACACAGGCAGAGCTGCAGCGGGCGTTGGCAGAAGGAGGTGGCATCCTCAGCCAGGTAGCTGAAACCCGTCGACAGGCAGGCGAGGCCCAGCAGCGGGCCCAGGCAGCCCTGGACAAGGCTCATGCGTCCAGGGGCCAGGTGGAGCAGGCCAACCAGGAACTGCGGCAACTTATCCAGAATGTGAAAGACTTCCTCAGCC AGGAGGGGGCTGACCCTGATAGCATTGAGATGGTGGCCACCCGGGTGCTAGAACTCTCCATCCCAGCATCGCCTGAGCAGATCCAGCAGCTGGCGGGTGAGATTGCAGAGAGGGTCCGGAGCCTGGCAGATGTGGACACAATCCTGGCGCGCACTGTGGGAGACGTGCGCCGGGCCGAGCAGCTCCTGAACGATGCGCGGCGGGCACG GAGCCGGGCTGAGGGTGAGAAACAGAAGGCAGAGACAGTCCAGGCAGCACTGGAGGAGGCCCAGCGGGCACAGGGTGCTGCTCAGGGTGCCATCCAGGGGGCAGTGGTTGACACACAGGACACAGAGCAGACCCTACACCAG GTGCAGGAGAGGATGGCAGGTGCCGAGCAGGCACTGAGCTCCGCAGGTGAGCGGGCTCAGCAACTGGATGGTCTCCTGGAGGCTCTGAAACTGAAGCGAGCAGGGAATAGCCTGGCAGCCTCGAGTGCCGAAGAAACGGCTGGCATTGCCCAGGATCGTGCCCGGGAAGCTGAACAG CTGCTGCAGGGCCCCCTGGGGGACCAGTACCAGACAGTGAGGGCCCTGGCTGAGCGCAAGGCCCAGGGTGTGCTGGCTGCGCAGGCGCGGGCAGAGCAACTGCGGGACGAGGCTCGGGGCTTGTTGCAGGCCGCTCAAGACAAGCTGCAGCGGCTGCAAG agctggaaggcactTATGAGGAGAATGAGCGGGCGCTGGAGGGCAAAGCGGCTCAGCTGGACGGGCTGGAGGCCAGGATGCGCAGTGTGCTTCAGGCCATCAACTTGCAGGTCCAGATCTACAACACCTGCCAGTGA